A genomic region of Alistipes megaguti contains the following coding sequences:
- a CDS encoding pectinesterase family protein: MRDCHVEGNVDFIFGSSTIVVDHCTLHMNRNNSVVTAPSTPADHQYGIVCMDCTISFPLSERSFPSYYYRTLRTLRNPPHHRNAPSGPTQETPSLHFPFRPAGRRSTDGTPARGVSIPGQSACRFAGIAYFCERLRA, encoded by the coding sequence CTGCGCGACTGCCACGTCGAGGGCAACGTCGACTTCATCTTCGGCTCGTCGACGATCGTAGTCGACCACTGCACGCTGCACATGAACCGCAACAACAGCGTCGTGACGGCCCCCTCGACCCCAGCCGACCACCAGTACGGCATCGTTTGCATGGACTGCACGATCAGCTTCCCGCTGTCGGAGCGCTCTTTTCCTTCGTACTACTACCGGACTCTCCGCACTCTACGGAACCCTCCGCACCACCGAAACGCTCCATCCGGCCCGACTCAAGAGACCCCATCACTTCATTTCCCTTTTCGACCCGCGGGCCGGAGATCCACCGACGGAACTCCGGCCCGCGGTGTGTCGATTCCGGGGCAAAGTGCTTGCAGGTTCGCGGGAATTGCGTATTTTTGCGAACGATTAAGGGCCTAA
- a CDS encoding NADH:ubiquinone oxidoreductase yields MILPKIRVLRSHGQQAIEDLDAVELTEEFRGRPELTFTEDTTEAERAEALCPTGAFRADPLELDLGRCLFCGECARVAPRNVRFTNDYRIGSPTREGLVLHAGDSRVEFDPKRVRPEIRRCFRQALQLREVSAGGDGSVEMELNATGNVNFDLGRYGIGFTASPRHADGVVVSGPLTAQMAEALEICYDAVAEPKILVMCGTEACSGGLFAESRALDRSFLDSHTPDLWLPGAPTHPMTYIDGLLTLLGRKNRL; encoded by the coding sequence ATGATTCTACCGAAAATACGGGTGCTGCGCAGCCACGGGCAGCAGGCCATCGAGGACCTCGATGCTGTCGAACTGACCGAAGAGTTCCGCGGACGCCCCGAACTGACCTTCACCGAGGATACCACCGAGGCTGAACGCGCCGAAGCCCTCTGCCCGACGGGGGCTTTCCGGGCCGACCCGCTGGAGCTCGACCTGGGACGCTGCCTCTTCTGCGGGGAGTGTGCGCGCGTGGCGCCGCGCAACGTACGCTTCACGAACGACTACCGCATCGGTTCGCCCACGCGCGAGGGTCTCGTGCTGCACGCCGGCGACTCGCGCGTGGAGTTCGACCCGAAACGCGTGCGGCCCGAGATCCGGCGCTGCTTCCGCCAGGCGCTGCAGCTGCGCGAAGTCTCGGCCGGCGGCGACGGCTCGGTCGAGATGGAGCTCAACGCCACGGGCAACGTCAACTTCGATCTGGGGCGCTACGGCATCGGCTTCACGGCCTCGCCGCGCCATGCAGACGGCGTGGTGGTCTCGGGCCCGCTGACGGCCCAGATGGCCGAGGCGCTGGAGATCTGCTACGACGCCGTGGCCGAGCCGAAAATCCTCGTGATGTGCGGCACGGAGGCCTGCTCCGGCGGACTCTTCGCCGAGAGCCGCGCCCTGGACCGCAGTTTTCTGGATTCGCACACGCCGGACCTCTGGCTCCCGGGGGCGCCGACCCATCCGATGACCTACATCGACGGTCTGCTGACGCTGCTGGGCCGCAAGAATCGCCTCTGA
- a CDS encoding NADH-quinone oxidoreductase subunit C — protein MNYLVTDNTAGAVRLEEIPEISYASFYELLRTWLSDERYHVAHYFALPSDDRMRFYCLVLDDAESRVLITSHATGYYDDTALPSLTALHPQMHPFERDITERYGIRFDGQPWPKPLRYPFDRYNRQSSIDNYPFYTMAGHSLHEVNVGPIHAGIIEPGAFRFICNGEEVLHLEIALGYQHRGVEAAFSSTDNRLRQMCLAEAVAGDSAVAHATAFAEAVEKLTGRERPTQLDRERAVALELERMAMQIADTGALSMDAGYQLGQVACEALRTMTINTTQAWCGNRFGKGLIRPHGTDHPLTPAKSAMIRRNVAEIARRYEEVRRDLESSPTLLARFEQCGMVPREEMRRIGGVGQAARASGLARDIRATHPWGSYGKCLHHEPVIETSGDVMARLEVRCREVAQSARYIDQLLEIYEQKYGALENPCETPDYTTQLTPQSLSFGLVEGWRGETCHVVVTDAEGHIEACRIKDPSLHNWLALALAVRGEGISDFPICNKSFNLSYCGHDL, from the coding sequence ATGAACTATCTCGTAACCGACAATACCGCGGGCGCCGTGCGCCTGGAGGAGATTCCCGAGATCTCCTATGCCTCGTTCTACGAACTGCTGCGCACGTGGCTCTCGGACGAACGCTACCACGTGGCGCACTACTTCGCCCTGCCCTCCGACGACCGGATGCGCTTCTACTGCCTGGTGCTCGACGACGCCGAGAGCCGCGTGCTGATCACCTCCCACGCCACGGGCTACTACGACGATACGGCCCTTCCGTCACTCACGGCCCTGCACCCGCAGATGCACCCTTTCGAGCGGGACATCACCGAGCGTTACGGCATCCGCTTCGACGGCCAGCCGTGGCCCAAGCCGCTGCGCTACCCCTTCGACCGCTACAACCGCCAGAGTTCGATCGACAACTACCCCTTCTATACGATGGCCGGCCACTCGCTGCACGAGGTCAACGTGGGTCCGATCCACGCCGGGATCATCGAGCCGGGGGCCTTCCGCTTCATCTGCAACGGCGAAGAGGTGCTCCACCTCGAGATTGCGCTGGGTTACCAGCACCGGGGAGTCGAGGCGGCCTTCTCGTCGACCGACAACCGGCTGCGGCAGATGTGTCTGGCCGAGGCCGTTGCGGGCGACAGCGCCGTGGCCCACGCCACAGCCTTTGCCGAGGCCGTCGAGAAGCTCACCGGCCGCGAACGCCCCACGCAGCTCGACCGCGAACGGGCCGTAGCGCTCGAACTGGAGCGCATGGCCATGCAGATCGCCGATACGGGAGCGCTGTCGATGGATGCGGGCTACCAGCTGGGACAGGTGGCCTGCGAGGCGCTGCGCACGATGACGATCAACACCACGCAGGCGTGGTGCGGCAACCGCTTCGGCAAGGGGTTGATCCGGCCCCACGGCACCGACCATCCGCTCACGCCGGCCAAATCGGCCATGATCCGCCGGAACGTCGCCGAGATTGCCCGCCGCTACGAGGAGGTACGCCGCGACCTGGAGTCGTCGCCCACGCTGCTGGCGCGTTTCGAGCAGTGCGGTATGGTTCCGCGCGAGGAGATGCGCCGCATCGGCGGCGTCGGGCAGGCGGCCCGGGCCAGCGGACTGGCCCGCGACATCCGCGCCACGCATCCGTGGGGCTCCTACGGCAAATGCCTCCACCACGAACCCGTCATCGAGACATCGGGCGACGTGATGGCCCGGCTCGAGGTGCGCTGTCGCGAGGTTGCGCAGTCGGCCCGCTACATCGACCAACTGCTGGAGATCTACGAACAGAAATACGGCGCACTGGAGAACCCCTGCGAGACGCCCGACTATACGACGCAGCTGACCCCGCAGTCGCTCTCGTTCGGCTTGGTCGAGGGATGGCGCGGCGAGACGTGCCACGTGGTGGTGACCGACGCCGAGGGTCATATCGAGGCGTGCCGCATCAAGGATCCGAGTCTGCACAACTGGCTGGCGCTGGCGCTGGCCGTGCGCGGCGAGGGGATCTCCGACTTCCCGATCTGCAACAAGAGCTTCAACCTCTCCTACTGCGGCCACGACCTCTGA